In Primulina huaijiensis isolate GDHJ02 chromosome 4, ASM1229523v2, whole genome shotgun sequence, the DNA window aaaaaaattaagttcaaACTCCAGATTTAAGATTATTTTCTTGATTGAATAagagaaaaaaacaagaaaaatgaagaacccttgCCTTACACGATGGAGAAGAGAAAGGAAGAGAAGAAAAGTGAGAAAAAATGAAGTCTCAACCGATTTTTAACCTAAAttacccaaaacacgtttttgaaaatgtgctaagcgcatatgcgcgagtttttgggcgcatatgcgcgccccattCTGCCCAACACCATAACTTAAGCACCAGGCGCGCTATTGCGCGagatctggcgcatatgcgcgccacattctgccaaaaaactcatttttaaattcCGAATTTGCTAAAGTGGTCAATACAAAAGTTGTAACTCTATGTCTTgccttgcatctccaattggcctcatgtcatttgaatttCTGAGTAAacagttatgctcaatctcccaacatgtgtcagtgtagaaacaacgatacacacgacacacttcgggtcACTTTTGGCtagtcttccacaatgatttgaacaaaatccaaaacatgaaagttatagccttatgtcttatctttctaatggaaatggcctcacatcatttgaattaataaaaaaatattatgctgaaaaccacaactactgccacagtttcataccatttctgcacttccattacctattggGCTCAAgctcaactttctattctacccttCAATTCTGTATTCATTCATTATCAGTCATATCATAActtgaagccataaaccatcaccatgacatcacatatcccaaacgatcatcataataaaccataaaagaaTAATGAACAacttaatcataatcataaacttaCATCATATGCATACGAATGTCTGGGCGTtagaggggttgaataaacactcacaacttttataaaattttcgaaaGATGAGTTcaatttagtgataaactgatactaggaatcttgtcagtcaatatcaagcagttaacaataaagtgcggaataaaactatttgatagatagaataaaaactgaaataagaacacaagattttatggatgttcggatatttcAAACACTCCCACATCACCCCTTGTATCACGatgataggatattcactaaaagacttgaTCGATACAACAATTTTTatagacccacttcagtttgaacTTAATACTACCAAGactaaaactcttagtttacaaaatgCTTCACAGTATGCAACTGaatttagcacaactgatctcttacAAGATCGATTTTTACAAGGATGATACTGGGCTATAAAGCTCGAAGGAGTAGCCTTGATTGCTACGAATATATGTAATAAGCGTGAGATtttatttcagcagagtaacagcgtATTTTTCAGGGAATAGACGAGTTTAGATTTTCAGAACTTTGATGTGTTATCTGTGTTCTCTCAGCTGCTCTTCTCTACTCTTTATAGGCTTCTATTTAACGGTAACATTTGATAggttttgaatctttttatctGTTGTTTTTCCATGTCAACATttttctgacattcgtacactgctgTGAAGACCCAAAGAATTAACACACNcagtgtacgaatgtcagaaaaATGTTGACATGGAAAAACAACagataaaaagattcaaaaccTATCAAATGTTACCGTTAAATAGAAGCCTATAAAGAGTAGAGAAGAGCAGCTGAGAGAACACAGATAACACATCAAAGTTCTGAAAATCTAAACTCGTCTATTCCCTGAAAAATacgctgttactctgctgaaataaaATCTCACGCTTATTACATATATTCGTAGCAATCAAGGCTACTCCTTCGAGCTTTATAGCCCAGTATCATCCTTGTAAAAATCGATCTTgtaagagatcagttgtgctaaattCAGTTGCATACTGNttttaaaatttttgaaatgcactgtaatgattcgaattataaatggcaaggaaattccgatatttgatatgttttgtttaaggccctgatgcggtgggttatgAAAACCGTTCTTTTGACCTCGTCCCTTAGAGAAGTAACAtgtaggggactgatcagtaaaccatggaaatgagatgattttCATTGTTATGTTTGTATTTTGTTCGTATTCGTTTCAACATGCTTatgattgaaattatgataatgtattcgtataattataattttgatattcgtTATGCTCGATCGATCCCCGTTTACTGAGTATCTcccaaatactcaccccttacattctcACCCCAAATAAGAACGAagaacaaatcgaagataaagaacaagaatacttttggggatggtgatgaagcCAATCCAATTGAAGACCACCCTTATTATTCCGTCTTTagttttattattatgttttacgcttccgcatttcattttaatcgcattgtaaagatgattattaatttatataatagaCTGGATTTTggctatttgatgtactacgtTTCTTGTtgttatatgattttaaattgttaaacgaCGCCGATGGCACGTCtcggtttcggggcgtgacatttaagtggtatcagagccacaaGGTTCATAATCCGACTGTGGATTTCGAAAGAAAAAGTTTGACGAAGTTAGATTTTTGTAAAAACTTAGTCATTCATGTCCACCCCAatcttatatttgaaaattgtgacttCCCataagtaactcaagaatttgaTTCCATTAATTGATCTCGACGTATAATCTTCAAACCATACGTCAATTCTCGAATTTTCCATCTTTGAACCCTTTCTGAATCCAATCTCGAATTTGATGACTATGAAATTTACAGTTTGATGTTTATTCACGACCTTATCATTTTGTAAGCCTTtccatttgtttttatttcaggaaatggcttcaaattCTTCTATGCCTCGCACTCGAACCACGGCTCGCATGAGTGTTATACCAGTCCCTGACAAGGATACCATCATTAAGGACCTCCGAGAATCTCTCGCTCGAGAATAGAAAGACAACGGGAAACTGATTGCAACTTTACATACTCTACAAGAAGAAAAGCATGAGCTAGAGGAACAGAAAGCTCATCTCCAGGCTCTCTTGGAGCAGACCTCTTTTACAGCGGTTCAACGAAATCAGGAAGATGCATTGGTCATTCAAGAACTACAAGATTCGGTGCAGCATCTTACTATGCATAACGGACACTTACAGAATCAGGTTCAACAACTTCAGGATGCCCTTATCGACTTGGAACCTGAAATGGAACCAATAGAAGAGCCAATGGAAGACGAAGCAGTAGGAGATGGTGAGATTTTAGATGATTGAGGAATTAGTGTCGCGACTAGTCGTAATATGGATTTATAATCCATTTGATTTCTCATGAATTTTCTCTCCTTTTGTGCTTCCTAAAACTTTGATTTGTATTGCTTTTCCTTTTCATTCGaatcaataaaaagtttatttcgTTTTATCAATGGtcgatttcatttcattttgacTCATTGATATATGTTAGCAAACGAATATCTTAGAAACTTGTACACTTGTAGGACATGAATGGGAGACCAGTATGAAACAACCGCAACCCACGCTACGGAAATCGCAATAACAACCGTAATAAAACCGACAATGAAAAGAACCTACCTCCGCCGTCACCACCAGTATTGGGCCTAAGTCAAGCTGACTTAATGGCCATAGCAACTATTGTGGCCACCACCATCCAAGGCTTGGGAAACACAAACGCCAATGGCAATCCGCCACCACCAGGACCTCCAGCACATGAGGTCAAGTACCACTACGAGTCTCTCTGAAAGAAACgagctcaaacattcaaaggAGACCCGGACCCCGAAGTTGCCCAAAACTGGATCAAAAATATCGAGACCCAACTCTGCCTACTCGAGATTCCCAACGAGTTCAAGGTGGATGTGGTGACACTATTTTTAGAAGAAAGAGCAGCCAAATGGTGGGAGACAGTCTCACCAGCTATGACAACAGATGGACCAATCAAATGACAACAGTTTCGAGAGGTATTCCTGAAACAGTACTACCCGACTGAAGTGAGAATATAGAAGTtgagtgaatttgaaaatttcgctAAAACTATGGGTATGTCTGTGATGGAGTATACTTCAAAGTTCAACTCCCTTGGAACCTATGCACCCACTATCATGGCTGATGATACCTTGAAAACGCATCGGTTTAAGCGTGGTTTGAGCAACCGTATTCAGCCAGCTTTAGCAGTTTATCAACCTACGAGCTTTGCCGACCTAATGGGCGCATCAATAAGAGCCGAGACAGACATCAAACGCCGGGAGGATGAGAACAAGAATAAGCGACCTCATTTTGGACAATCTTTTCAAGGGAAACAACCGTTCAAAAGACCAAATCAGTCCAGTGGGACTTTCAAGGGCGCTTCGTCCAGTCCAAAATATCAAGAGGCCAAGATGTGTCCTATCTTCAATAACCTCCATTCTGGGGAATGCCGTAGAAAAACTGGTGCATGCTTCAACTGTGGGAAATTGGGACATCGAATTGCTGATTGTCCCGAGCCAAAAAAAGTGACATGGTCAAATACTGATACTACCTCCAACAAGCCGAAGGAAAATAAGCCAAACGCTTGTGTGTTTGCAATGACTCAAAAAGAGGCAGATGACTCAAACAATGTCGTGGCAGGTACCATTCTAATCAATGAAATTCCAGCTTATgtattgtttgattgtggtgccaatCATTCGTCCATATCTAAGAAGTTCACTAAGAAATTAAGGCTTATACATGAGATACTTGTTGAACCATTTAGAGTTGCAACTCCCACAAGTAAGACAATTGAAACACATAGGGTGCACAGAGATTGTAAGATCTATATCAATGAGCACCTATTTCAAGCTGAGTTGATTCAACTAAACATGGTGGAGTTCGACACCATTCTGGGAATGAATTGGCTATCAAAGAATCACACAATTGTAGACTGCCGCTTGAAGAACGTCAAACTAAGGGCTCCGAACCAAGAAGAAATCGTTTACTATGGCAAAGTCAAGAAACAGGAATCCTTACTATCTGCTTCCCaaacttggaaagccatgaaaaaTGGAGAAGAAGTTTACCTTGCAATGTTAAGCTAGGTAAAGAAAGGAAACACACTTACACTAGAAAAGATTCCGGTAGTACAAGAGTTTCCGGATGTCTTTCCTGAAGAATTTCCTTGCACAATCCCTTAACGCGAAGtggaatttgagattaatttagTACCCAATGCTACACCAATCTCGAAAGCACCGTACCGAATGACTCCAGCagaattgaaagaactcaaaTAACAACTTCAAGAATTGTTGGATAAGAAGCAAATCCGACCAAACGCATCCCCATGAGGAGCTCCTGTCCTatatgtgaagaaaaaagacggaagcatgagattgtgtattgattacagggaactgaataagatcacaatcaagaataagtacccgcTTCCAAGGATAATCATTTGTTGACAAACTCAAAGGAGCTACAGTCTTTTCCAAGCTCGACTTAAGGTCAGGCTACCACCAACTAAAGTCAAAACAGACGATATTTGGAAGACAGCCTTCCGAACAAGGTATGGATACTATGAGTTCATGGTAATGCCGTTCGGGTTAACAAACGCTCCGAAagcattcatggatctcatgaataggGTGTTCAAAACGTTTTTTGACAAGTTTGTTGTTGTATTCATCGACGATATTCTTGTATATTTGTAAAGTGAGGAGGACCGCAAAGAACATTTTCGTCTCACCCTCCAGACGCTTAGAGAAAATGAACTGCATGCCAAGTTCAAGAAATTCGAATTCAGGATAAAGAGCATCGCATTCTTGGGACACATAATATCACCAGCAGGAGTGTCTGTGGATCCTAAGAAGGTAGAAGCAATCATGGATTGGTCGAGACCAAAGAATGTGACAGAAATTCGAAACTTCTTGGGATTAGCGGGCTATTACCGAAAATTTGTCAAAGGATTCTCTTCAATAGCCATACCCCTTACTAAACTCATGCAAAAGAACTCTAAGTTTCaatggagtgaagaatgtgagCAAAGTTTCGAGACCTTGAAGAAGAAACTTGCCTCTAGTCCAGTATTGATATTGCCAATTGAAGGAAAAAACTTCACCATCTACAGCGATGTTTCAAAAGGATGTTTAGGATGTGTGCTCATGCAAAATGGGAGAGTAATTCCCTACGCTTCAAAACAACTGAAACCATATGACCAAGACTATCTGACACATGACCTCGAACTAGCTGCAGTGGTGTTCGCAGTaaaaatatggagacattatctttatggagccaagtgtgagattttcactgatcatcaAAGCCTCAAGTATTTGTTCACTCAAAAATAACTAAATATGCGGCAGAGACGATGGATTGAACTCCTGAAGGATTACGATTTGACAATAAGCTATCATCCGAGCAAGGCAAACAAGGTAGCTGACGCTTTGAGTTGGAAGAATATGGGCAAGGTAATCCTAGCGTCACTTTCAGCACAACTGTGTCTCAGGGAAACAATCAAGATAAGTCAAGATCGAGACCCCGCTTTGATGAAACTGAAACAACAAGATGAAGAAGGAAAATCAGCGGATCTCCAGACAGATGACAAAGGAGTTgtatggatgaaaggacgattaGGTGTACCTGACATTGAAAATCTTCGACAAGAAGTGATGTCTGAAGCacacaagtcaaaattttcagtccaccctggcagtaccaaaatgtacagagaaTTGAAGAAAAGCTTCTGGTGGAGTGGAATGAAAAAGGACGTTGCAGTGTTTGTCTCTAAGTGTCACGTGTGCCAACAAGTCAAAGCTGAGCACCAAAGACCTGGAGGACTTCTTCAACCTTTGGAAATCccggaatggaaatgggaacatatttccatggactttgtagtcggTTTGCCAAAATCTAGACAAAGCCATGATGGtatatgggtaatcgtagatagactcacaaaatctgcGCATTTCTTACCTATCTGCATGAACTATAATCTAGATAAACTGGCCACCTTATACATGAATAATGTTGTGTGGTTACACGGAGTTCCAGTTAGCATACTATCAGACAGAGATCCTAGGTTTGCATcccgtttttggaagagctAAGCTTTCAACAAGCTATGGGGACTAAAGTTACTCTTAGTACGGCATATCAGCCTCAAACAGATGGCCAAACTGAGAGGACAATACAAACTCATGAGGACATGCTGAGAGCATGTGCTCTAGACTTCAGTGGTAATTGGAGCGAACATCTGTCCTTAATCGAGTTCGCATACAATAATAGTTATCACAGcagtattggaatggcaccgTACGAAGCTCTGTATGGACGAAAGTGTCGATCGCCACTattgaaacgtcctgcccttcttattactttaaaagtactagaaaaatttttttttccgacCACTCACTTAAACTCcatgaaaaaattttaataaaatattttacccttttaaaataaaacatcaaccaactagcattttaaaaatcaagtgaaatagtcataaaacgaAGTCGTCAAATTTTTACCAAGCCTAAAAAGTAATAGTTTGAAAAGTaaagctcatactaaacctctcaaaaatctctcaaaacataaataaatagtcttaaaaatccttaatcatatatcatgagtaaaaagtcataatgcggaataatagaaacgctggtcctcgggttgtgtgcgccttcagtccagtcagatcatccgtcaaaacctccctcaacctcacctgcattcatcacacctagtgagtctaaagactcaacacaccataatctttattacaaataatatatataaaaccacatgcaacagtgaaaatacttttacgtaaaataacttttcatgacatgcaaacataacctttaactttttcctttttctcaacATGACGTTacataaaacctttaacatgatcatgaaaattttccttttccatttcttttttctttgttgaattcagatcattaattgtgactttcctgacatgacatgacatgatcgatggatccatctacataaaaccACAGTACCGGatggcgggggacaccagcaacactctcaccggtcaactgggccctggcctatcatgatcgaatagaaatacgatcgtaggggttccctcgggggccttttcccataaatgggttccctctggggccttttcccctcacgatattctcattcttacctttaccacaaaaccgttaccacatattcgtaatgatgaaaatacgatcgtcgggctcccactaggaccataaccctcacgacatctccaacattatcgaattagtcacaattacttcacttccttcaacatttatattctcatcactttataaaaaaaatcatgcataacataacatttttgtttttgaaaccaagcatgcaacatatattttaaatgtcttccttaaattataaaaatcccttggtcatttaaaaataataatttaatcatgaaaatttcatagtcatttaaaaataatcataatatcataaaaatagcatttagagcactgccatgacgtttactaatttttaggtgtaacaagactgttttacccctggcCTCGACATtctacgtttttgactttttccttgatttcttgactctaacatgtcccaaataattatataagcttacatgaattttctcatatttttatttagcttaaatcgaggacttttaaattaatctttaaatgtgacgtactaatgcgttttaatcccaaaaaatcccaaaccttaatataaaattcccaaattaaaaaattagacttctaataattatttaagcttaaatataattttccataattttataaagcttaaaactaggcgtttcaattaactcctTAATTAGCGTtacgtgcggcgattaaatcccaattaaatccaaaactcgttattttgatcccaaattttaaacatatcatttttagtatttattctacccttccaagtcatgagccacccccgtggacccttggatcaatttttccttcttttattttcgttttttgacCCTTCGACGAACACActgagccatctcccaatttactcgagccacgcccaagccaccttgagccaaaacctagacaacccatctaggaaccctcctgacaaagcccaagcccctgaaccaagCCCAGGCTCGCTCAAAACCTTCCTGAAACTTGACCCAAAATCTgtacatgtgtgtgtgagtttcaTAGTTGCTCTAGGACTCCTAGTtatcctaggactctaccagctgAGCCACTACCGAGCCAAGCACATCCTAACCCTCCCTGGACCACTCccagaccatgcccagaccaaaCCCAGCCCCTGGACCCTTCGCACGAACCACCTGAACAGCCAGCAGCCTCGCGCATTTTGTTGCCTCCCTCACGATTTCCCTCCTTTCTTCGAGCCACCAGCGAGCCCATCACTCAAGCCCCTAGCCCGACCCTTTCCCATCATTctaggaccctgatgaaccACCTAACTGACACAAGCCCCAGCAGCGAGCCACCCCTTGGCTGCTGTCATCCCTACTGCCGCGCGAGGAGTCCCTGCTGCATGGGACTCCTCCAAGGCTGCGCTCcaggggtcctagccatgctaggacccttcctgaccctgacccaCATCCAGCACGAGCCCTTCTCGAGACCtggtcgcacccctactccccATGCATAAGAACGAGTCCCTTGAACCCAACAAGCACACACCTTCGCAAAAAGACTCACTGCCCCCTTTATCTTTCCTTGTATCCTACGGTTTCAGCTTGTATTGTTTATATTACAGCGTGCTTGTGCGTgcttgtagcctcttaaacttgtgtaaaacaatctcataacacttcctaatcatggcagccccttaggtacaagaatttcatgatttttggatcaacaaCATGCTTTGTAAATTCACCTTTGATGCATAAACGAATTTATTTGAAAGctttacttgtttttcatgctaaacataataaaataaatactatggtgtgatagatgagta includes these proteins:
- the LOC140974856 gene encoding uncharacterized protein, which codes for MGMSVMEYTSKFNSLGTYAPTIMADDTLKTHRFKRGLSNRIQPALAVYQPTSFADLMGASIRAETDIKRREDENKNKRPHFGQSFQGKQPFKRPNQSSGTFKGASSSPKYQEAKMCPIFNNLHSGECRRKTGACFNCGKLGHRIADCPEPKKVTWSNTDTTSNKPKENKPNACVFAMTQKEADDSNNVVAGTILINEIPAYVLFDCGANHSSISKKFTKKLRLIHEILVEPFRVATPTSKTIETHRVHRDCKIYINEHLFQAELIQLNMVEFDTILGMNWLSKNHTIVDCRLKNVKLRAPNQEEIVYYGKVKKQESLLSASQTWKAMKNGEEVYLAMLS